Proteins encoded together in one Prunus dulcis chromosome 3, ALMONDv2, whole genome shotgun sequence window:
- the LOC117620592 gene encoding uncharacterized protein LOC117620592 translates to MAWRQILFSTRAILEPYSTTGSAKFSTKSNPYLVKVGIPEFLNGIGNGVESHVSKLESEIGDFQKLLVTRTLKLKKLGIPCKHRKLILKYTHKYRLGLWRPRAQAVKS, encoded by the exons ATGGCATGGAGGCAAATATTATTCAGCACAAGAGCTATTTTGGAACCATATTCAACAACCGGGTCTgccaaattctccaccaaatcaaacccatACCTAG TGAAGGTTGGAATACCAGAGTTTCTGAATGGAATTGGCAATGGTGTGGAATCCCATGTGTCCAAGCTTGAATCTGAGATTGGTGATTTCCAAAAGCTGCTTGTCACTCGTACTCTCAAGCTGAAGAAACTTGGCATCCCTTGCAAACAC AGGAAGCTGATCTTGAAATACACCCACAAGTATAGACTTGGACTCTGGAGGCCTCGAGCCCAAGCGGTCAAATCGTAG